One Mycoplasmopsis bovigenitalium genomic window, ATGCTATTGATATTTTTTCAAAAACAGCAATTGCACTCGCACCTACCTTATTAATCATTGCACTTTATGTTTTAGTCAGATACAAATGAACATACTCAATTGCAGTGGTGTTTGCCTTAATTTTAGATTTATTAGGCATTTTAATTGTTGTTGCATTATTTAGAATTCAAGTAAACTCAATGTTCTTAATAGGGTTTATATCTGCGCTAATATTCTCATTAAATGACAAGATAGCTCTTATAAATAAAATTAGAGAAATTATGAGCAATCAACATTTAGGAGACTTTGTTGAACAAAAAGATATTGAACAAGCTGTTCAAAAATCAGTTAGATTAAATGTGAAGCGTAGTCTTTACTTTGCTATTGTTTCAATAATTATTAATGTCATTGCAGCAAGCTTTATATACCCAATTAATTTATCATTCACACTTACATTTAGCGTGGGAATTATATTGAGTTCATTAAGTACAATATTTGTAATGGCTTATATTTGACAAAAACTTGAAATCAAACGTCAAAAAGGAATTAAAAATCGTCATTTTAACAAATTCTGAGTAACTCCGGGCTATGACGAACAAATTTTCCCAGGCGTAAATGATTTTGTTGCTTAAAATTTAAATATCGCGTTTGCGATATTTATTTTGCAAGGAGGAATTATGTTTTACTTATTAAACAAACCAAAAGGCGTCTCTTCTTTTAAATGCATAAATGATTTTGCTAAAGCAAATAAAATTAAAAAAATTGGCCATACAGGAACTCTTGACCCTCTTGCCAGCGGCCTACTTTTAGTAGCTACTGATGACGATACAAAATTAATTCCTTACATCAATGATAAAACCAAAACGTATATAACATCAATTGAATTCGGAAAATCTACTTCTACCTATGATTCAGAAGGTGCAATTACAAACACATCAATAAATCGCTTAAAAAAGAGTGATATTAATAAAGCAATTCAATGACTTAATTCGCAAAAAACTCAAATTCCTCCTTTATTTAGCGCTAAAAAAATTAATGGCGCAAGAGGTTATGATTTAGCAAGAAAAAATATTGATTTCGAACTAAAACCTCAAAATATCGAAGTTAAAAACACAAAATTAATTGATTTCGATGAACAAAATCAAATATTAACCGTTGAATTAACTGTATCCAACGGTACATATATTCGTTCACTTGCTAATGACATTGGTTTGGCTTTTAACACTTTTTCTTACATGAAAGAACTTGAGCGCACTAGTATTTCAACTCTGCAAAAAAATATGCTTGCCAACAACAATTTTGTTGCTATAATTAATTTTACGCCCTTACTTTCTTTACAACATATTAATGTTAGTTTTAATCAATTAATTCAGCTTAAAAATGGCCTTGATATTGAATTCACTATTGAAGATGGTGAATATTTATTGACCTGCGAAGAATTTGATAAATGTAATGTTTTGGGAATAATAACTGCAAATGCAAAAAAAATTAAACCTAAAAGGTTATTTGGTTCGCGTTTGCCTAAATAGATAGGAGAAAAATGAAAAGTGAATTGAAAAATAATATTAAGTTAGCCGCTTTTGATATTGATGGAACTATTTTGCCTTACACTGCACCTGCGCTAAGTGATACAGTTACCAAAATGTTTAAAGAATTAAAAAATAATAATATTTATTCAACTCTTTCAACAGCTCGCGAATTTATCACTATTGGAAATTTAATGGATAAAACTCCAGATTTAGATTTTTTTATTGGTGCTAATGGAATGTTTGTATACGATTTTCAAAACAAAAAGATAATTTATGAAAAAACAATTAGCCTTATTGATTTAAAAATAATTTATGATGAAGTTTTAAAATGCAAAGATACTAATGGTTTAACAGTTACAGACCTTGATTGATGTTATTATTCAGAAGGTACGCATTTAAATACTTGATTTTTAAGTCCTCATGCTGCAAAAATGAAATTATTCAACTTAGATGCAATTGATGAGGAACACATCCACATCATTACTATTCAAACCAAAGGCGAAGAGCAAACAAAACGCGCTGTTGAATATTTTGAAAAAGTTATAAAAGATAATAATTTAAATGTTTCAATCAATTCATATTGACACAGTGGACTTTTCATTTGTCCTAAAGGAGTAACAAAAAGTCAAACTATTGACTGACTGTGCGAATATCTAAACATTAAAAATTCTAAAAATGTAATTGCATTTGGCGACAGCTCAAATGATATTGAAATGATTTCTAATGCTGCATATGGAGTTGCAATGAACCACTCTGAGCAATATTTAAAAGATGCCGCAAATGACGTTGCTGGCGATGTTAAAAATGACGGAGCATATTTAAAATTAAAAGAGTTGCGCTTAATTTAATTTATAATATTATTCATGCCATTAAAAGTTTATACACTACATAATTTACCAAGATTCAAAAGTCCAATATTTATAATGGGCTCTTTTGAATCTTTTCATTTGGGCCATAAAAAACTTCTTGAAAAGGCATTTTTTTTATCTAAACAAGATAATTTTGAAAGGGAAATAATACTAATTTATTTCGCCGATACACAAAATTTACCAAAAAATTCTAATCAAGTTTTTTGTGATGAGATATACCGCCTTGAAGGTTTTTTAATGAATGGTGTTTTAAACGCAATT contains:
- the truB gene encoding tRNA pseudouridine(55) synthase TruB, producing the protein MFYLLNKPKGVSSFKCINDFAKANKIKKIGHTGTLDPLASGLLLVATDDDTKLIPYINDKTKTYITSIEFGKSTSTYDSEGAITNTSINRLKKSDINKAIQWLNSQKTQIPPLFSAKKINGARGYDLARKNIDFELKPQNIEVKNTKLIDFDEQNQILTVELTVSNGTYIRSLANDIGLAFNTFSYMKELERTSISTLQKNMLANNNFVAIINFTPLLSLQHINVSFNQLIQLKNGLDIEFTIEDGEYLLTCEEFDKCNVLGIITANAKKIKPKRLFGSRLPK
- a CDS encoding YcsE-related riboflavin metabolism phosphatase, with amino-acid sequence MKSELKNNIKLAAFDIDGTILPYTAPALSDTVTKMFKELKNNNIYSTLSTAREFITIGNLMDKTPDLDFFIGANGMFVYDFQNKKIIYEKTISLIDLKIIYDEVLKCKDTNGLTVTDLDWCYYSEGTHLNTWFLSPHAAKMKLFNLDAIDEEHIHIITIQTKGEEQTKRAVEYFEKVIKDNNLNVSINSYWHSGLFICPKGVTKSQTIDWLCEYLNIKNSKNVIAFGDSSNDIEMISNAAYGVAMNHSEQYLKDAANDVAGDVKNDGAYLKLKELRLI